A window of Mesomycoplasma lagogenitalium contains these coding sequences:
- a CDS encoding segregation/condensation protein A → MNNEAEVSQDTLKNDTDINIENFSGPLDLLLSLVKEKNVDIFEINLAELATDYLRIIDKIKDTHFEIATDYLVMAATLIQIKARMLLAEKDEVIDQEIEEDKAKLLRLLAEYQQFKPIFALLREQEEKRALIYIKKPSNLEPFIRPIDRTAVDGNSSKTKLTQVLTMMFERLHAEKLRQIKIDSVNVTPGDQMKMIRNLFTQYGKVTFEMVFSVPSIKHFVITLIALLDMSRKEEIILSQDEQFGIIKIEKGPNYEK, encoded by the coding sequence ATGAATAATGAAGCAGAAGTATCGCAAGATACTCTTAAAAATGACACTGATATTAATATTGAAAATTTTAGCGGACCTCTTGATTTATTATTATCTCTAGTTAAAGAAAAAAATGTTGATATTTTTGAAATTAATTTAGCAGAATTAGCAACTGATTATTTAAGAATTATTGATAAAATTAAAGATACACATTTTGAAATTGCAACTGATTATTTAGTTATGGCAGCAACTTTAATTCAAATTAAAGCAAGAATGTTATTAGCTGAAAAAGATGAAGTTATCGATCAGGAAATAGAAGAAGATAAGGCAAAATTACTAAGATTATTAGCTGAATATCAACAATTTAAACCAATTTTTGCGCTTTTAAGAGAACAAGAAGAAAAACGAGCATTAATTTACATTAAAAAACCATCTAATTTAGAACCTTTTATTAGACCCATTGATAGAACAGCGGTGGATGGAAATTCATCTAAAACTAAATTAACTCAAGTTTTAACTATGATGTTTGAAAGGCTACACGCTGAAAAATTAAGACAAATAAAAATTGATAGTGTTAATGTTACTCCTGGCGACCAAATGAAAATGATTAGAAATTTATTTACTCAATATGGAAAAGTAACATTTGAAATGGTATTTTCAGTACCTTCAATTAAGCATTTTGTTATAACATTAATCGCTCTTTTAGATATGAGTAGAAAAGAAGAAATCATT
- a CDS encoding lysophospholipid acyltransferase family protein, with protein MNIKIKLALFSLPWLYRLNKIRKLSKKYRKGKEELTAQFRNDLILKYSSKLLKLFNVEINVIGKEKITKGGVLVVANHVSNGDSFVLFNALQASLENPKDTRRIATFLAKVELKSKKTARNILELIDTFFIDRSKIKESVKTIDDFGRFVKENKTYGIIFPEGTRTKDGEMQDFKAGAFRVAKKNYLPIVPITINNSGAIFDTSRSKKLVVDVIVHNPIKASEFSTQTNEAIASRVKQIISSKYVKGLPEKRKNKGNK; from the coding sequence ATGAATATAAAAATAAAACTAGCATTATTTAGTTTGCCCTGACTTTATAGATTAAACAAAATAAGAAAGTTATCAAAAAAATATAGAAAAGGTAAAGAAGAATTAACTGCTCAATTTAGAAATGATTTAATTTTAAAATATAGTTCAAAATTATTAAAATTATTTAATGTGGAAATAAATGTAATTGGGAAAGAAAAAATTACTAAAGGTGGAGTTCTGGTAGTTGCCAATCATGTTTCTAATGGTGATTCATTCGTTCTTTTTAATGCTTTGCAAGCATCATTAGAAAATCCAAAAGACACAAGAAGAATTGCAACTTTTTTAGCAAAAGTGGAGTTAAAATCCAAAAAAACAGCAAGAAATATTTTAGAATTAATTGACACATTTTTTATTGATAGATCAAAAATAAAAGAATCAGTAAAAACAATTGATGATTTTGGAAGATTTGTAAAAGAAAATAAAACTTATGGAATTATTTTTCCAGAAGGAACAAGAACAAAAGACGGAGAAATGCAAGATTTTAAAGCAGGGGCATTTAGAGTTGCTAAGAAAAATTATTTACCAATTGTTCCTATTACAATTAATAATAGTGGTGCAATTTTTGATACTTCTAGAAGTAAAAAGTTAGTTGTTGATGTTATTGTTCATAACCCCATTAAAGCATCTGAATTTTCAACACAAACAAACGAAGCGATAGCAAGCAGAGTTAAACAAATTATTTCTTCAAAATATGTAAAAGGGCTTCCAGAAAAAAGAAAAAATAAAGGAAATAAATAA
- a CDS encoding 4'-phosphopantetheinyl transferase superfamily protein — translation MIGIDITYISRFKNKSRDFAKKILSDSEMIEYDQIDEKDKFLATRWAIKEAIFKADNSYYEFNKISILKQNRRYFFKNFLISTSSEGESIVAFVVKETLYEYKNKTSII, via the coding sequence ATGATAGGAATTGATATTACTTATATTTCAAGATTTAAAAATAAATCACGAGATTTTGCAAAAAAAATACTTTCAGATAGTGAAATGATAGAATACGATCAAATAGATGAAAAAGATAAATTTTTAGCAACTAGATGAGCGATAAAAGAAGCGATATTTAAAGCAGATAATTCCTACTATGAATTTAATAAAATTAGCATCTTAAAGCAAAATAGAAGATATTTTTTTAAAAATTTTTTAATTTCGACTTCAAGCGAAGGAGAAAGTATTGTAGCATTTGTTGTAAAGGAGACATTATATGAATATAAAAATAAAACTAGCATTATTTAG
- the recU gene encoding Holliday junction resolvase RecU, producing the protein MTNKNRGMILEVIINKTIKFYNDNNIAIFQKKNLDISFKKVTAKNNELENAIISKKSTVDYYGIYKGMFICFEAKSTNENFLPWSNIKEHQIKYLKKIKEHGGISFFIILFKHLERFFILSIDKIDLKSKKEVINILFLEKNGYEIELMYPGIIDFVNLLQYL; encoded by the coding sequence ATGACAAATAAAAATCGAGGAATGATATTAGAAGTAATTATCAATAAAACTATTAAGTTTTACAATGATAATAATATAGCTATATTTCAAAAAAAGAATCTAGATATATCTTTTAAAAAAGTTACAGCAAAAAATAACGAATTAGAAAATGCAATTATTTCTAAAAAAAGTACTGTTGATTATTATGGTATTTATAAAGGAATGTTTATATGTTTTGAAGCAAAAAGTACTAATGAAAATTTTTTACCTTGAAGCAATATAAAAGAACATCAAATAAAATATTTGAAAAAAATTAAAGAACATGGAGGCATTTCTTTTTTTATCATTTTATTTAAACATTTAGAAAGGTTTTTTATTTTATCAATTGACAAAATTGATTTAAAATCTAAAAAAGAAGTAATTAATATTTTATTTTTAGAAAAAAATGGTTATGAAATTGAATTAATGTATCCTGGAATAATTGATTTTGTTAATTTATTGCAATATTTATAA
- a CDS encoding HU family DNA-binding protein — protein MKKKELLQKIVAKTNLNMKDADAFLNAFVDVVIAEVAENGEVGISGFGSFYSIVKKERETTHWETNEKFVIPSKKSPKFKPAKNFKDIVSGEKEE, from the coding sequence ATGAAAAAGAAAGAATTATTGCAAAAAATAGTTGCTAAAACTAATTTAAATATGAAAGATGCTGATGCATTTTTAAATGCATTTGTTGATGTTGTTATTGCTGAAGTTGCTGAAAATGGAGAAGTAGGGATTTCAGGATTTGGTTCATTTTATTCAATAGTTAAAAAAGAAAGAGAAACAACACATTGAGAAACAAACGAAAAATTTGTTATTCCTTCTAAAAAATCACCTAAATTTAAACCAGCTAAAAACTTTAAAGATATTGTTTCTGGAGAAAAAGAAGAATAA
- the der gene encoding ribosome biogenesis GTPase Der, whose product MNNNVVAIVGKPNVGKSTLFNKLIGKRVSIVYDQPGVTRDRLYEEIQWLDKKIKVIDTGGIEIEDKPFQEQIRVQAQIAIEEAQVIILVLDGRAEIDKDDFFVVNMLRKSGKKIVVCCNKLEGNKDFDYSIYKLGFEKYYPISAIHSEGIGDLLDEVINHLDFSQSSDEGKFKLSIIGKPNAGKSSLLNALLKENRSIVSPIAGTTRDSIVSQMQIEDQIFTIIDTAGITRKSKLVESVDHYALMRAMSSLAESDLSLIIIDATKELSHFDSRLAGYAFEENKPIILVVNKWDLIHKETNTMAKFEKDLRKNYKFLDWAPVVFISAINSNRLEKLKEQILLVKKNLERKISANLLNEVLVEIQVSKPAPSLKGKRLEISFIKQVDAKIPTFLLFVNNKEYAHFSYLRYLENQLREYFDFRGTPLKLILKNKNEKNTI is encoded by the coding sequence ATGAATAATAATGTAGTTGCAATTGTCGGGAAACCTAATGTAGGTAAATCAACTCTTTTTAATAAGTTAATTGGTAAAAGAGTTTCAATTGTTTATGATCAACCAGGTGTTACTAGAGATAGATTATATGAGGAAATTCAATGGTTAGATAAAAAAATTAAGGTAATAGATACTGGCGGAATAGAAATTGAAGATAAACCATTTCAAGAGCAAATCAGAGTTCAAGCACAAATTGCAATCGAAGAAGCACAAGTTATCATTTTGGTTCTTGATGGAAGAGCGGAAATTGATAAAGATGATTTTTTTGTTGTCAATATGCTTAGAAAAAGCGGCAAAAAAATAGTCGTTTGTTGCAACAAACTTGAGGGAAATAAAGATTTTGATTATTCCATTTATAAATTAGGTTTTGAAAAATATTATCCAATTTCAGCAATTCATAGTGAAGGAATTGGTGATTTATTAGATGAAGTAATTAATCACTTAGATTTTTCACAATCTAGTGATGAAGGAAAATTTAAATTATCAATTATTGGAAAACCCAATGCAGGTAAATCATCACTATTAAATGCACTATTAAAAGAAAATAGATCGATTGTTTCTCCGATTGCTGGAACCACTAGAGATTCAATCGTTTCGCAAATGCAAATTGAAGATCAAATTTTTACAATCATTGACACCGCCGGAATTACTAGAAAATCCAAGTTAGTTGAATCAGTTGATCATTATGCATTAATGAGGGCGATGAGTTCCTTAGCAGAATCGGATTTATCGCTTATAATTATAGATGCAACTAAAGAATTAAGTCATTTCGATTCGCGTTTGGCAGGATATGCTTTTGAAGAAAATAAACCAATTATTTTAGTTGTTAACAAATGAGATCTAATTCACAAAGAAACCAATACAATGGCTAAATTTGAAAAAGATTTGAGAAAAAATTATAAATTCTTAGATTGAGCACCAGTGGTATTTATTTCAGCTATTAATTCTAATAGACTTGAGAAATTAAAAGAGCAAATTTTGCTTGTGAAAAAAAACTTAGAAAGAAAAATTAGTGCTAATTTACTAAATGAAGTTTTAGTGGAAATTCAAGTAAGTAAACCCGCTCCGTCTTTAAAGGGAAAAAGACTTGAAATTTCGTTTATTAAACAAGTCGATGCTAAAATTCCAACATTTTTACTCTTTGTAAACAATAAAGAATATGCCCATTTTTCTTATTTAAGATATTTAGAAAATCAACTAAGAGAATATTTTGATTTTAGAGGAACTCCTTTAAAATTAATATTAAAAAATAAAAATGAAAAAAATACAATATAG
- the cmk gene encoding (d)CMP kinase, with protein sequence MKKINIAIDGPSGVGKSTISNFISKKYGLKFINTGSFYRAVAYYFYEKYNKNLELIANEQFVLDNWKIEYISLDENGNVLLQNKNVSDKLRMDEISWWASYVSKYKIIRKQIVDFLQAYAAKNKGIIMDGRDTTSVVLKDAELKIFLWASPEIRAKRRLKQNKELGYSSDYEQLLNEIKKRDFQDMNREHDPLYKTEDSVLIDSTDLTFEQVTEKVSSLIDERVKDE encoded by the coding sequence ATGAAAAAAATTAACATTGCTATAGACGGACCATCAGGAGTAGGTAAATCGACGATTTCTAATTTTATCTCCAAAAAATATGGATTAAAATTTATTAATACTGGATCATTTTATCGTGCTGTGGCATACTATTTTTATGAAAAATATAATAAAAACCTAGAACTAATTGCTAATGAACAATTTGTTTTGGATAATTGAAAAATTGAATATATTTCACTAGATGAAAATGGAAATGTTTTATTACAAAATAAAAATGTTTCCGATAAATTAAGAATGGATGAAATTTCTTGATGAGCTAGTTATGTTTCTAAATATAAAATAATAAGAAAACAAATTGTTGATTTTCTACAAGCATATGCTGCCAAAAATAAAGGAATTATTATGGATGGTAGAGATACAACATCTGTTGTTTTAAAAGATGCAGAACTAAAGATTTTTTTATGAGCATCGCCAGAAATTCGTGCTAAAAGACGATTGAAACAAAATAAAGAATTAGGTTATAGTTCTGATTATGAACAATTATTAAATGAAATTAAAAAACGGGACTTTCAAGATATGAATCGCGAACACGATCCTTTATATAAAACTGAAGATTCTGTTTTAATTGATTCAACTGATTTAACTTTTGAGCAAGTTACTGAAAAAGTTTCATCATTAATTGACGAAAGAGTTAAAGATGAATAA